From Heptranchias perlo isolate sHepPer1 chromosome 8, sHepPer1.hap1, whole genome shotgun sequence, a single genomic window includes:
- the zgc:112001 gene encoding ankyrin repeat domain-containing protein 9 has protein sequence MCSNSPFSQDDQRQCKFLSYMFYQAVRDRKPVWMLEDMRTMESFYWEENTSLRTYSPSEALLYAVVHNHLPYAQYLLSHYPDEALEVPGDRFCCCPSSAPHLAMAVRYDRQDILGLILKIANQLPGFKSYINRKGCFHIEDGKTPLLLACELLRAETVLMLLGSGASPKIVDSKGLTPLDVILEQLRVSKINVESKKLCIDHLLLFMSNLQFKMKRALEDNPTEWNGLLGEEKYNYLCGKAPATLFLMSMRGILKCLPPSRFPASIKELPIPQSLKPLPLEQSTMRSVDLL, from the coding sequence ATGTGCAGCAACTCTCCTTTCAGCCAGGACGATCAAAGACAATGTAAATTTCTATCTTATATGTTCTACCAGGCAGTGAGAGACCGCAAGCCTGTGTGGATGCTAGAGGACATGAGGACTATGGAGTCATTTTACTGGGAAGAGAATACCAGCCTACGTACTTACTCACCTTCAGAAGCCCTCTTGTATGCAGTGGTGCATAATCATCTCCCCTATGCCCAGTACTTGTTGTCCCATTACCCGGACGAGGCACTGGAGGTACCTGGAGATCGTTTCTGCTGTTGCCCATCATCTGCCCCTCATCTCGCCATGGCAGTCAGGTACGACCGCCAGGACATATTGGGTCTGATCCTCAAAATTGCCAATCAACTCCCTGGCTTTAAGTCCtacatcaacaggaagggttGTTTCCATATAGAAGATGGGAAGACGCCTTTACTTTTAGCATGTGagctcctgagagcagagactgttcTAATGTTGCTCGGCAGCGGTGCTTCACCCAAGATTGTAGACAGCAAAGGGTTAACTCCTCTGGATGTCATCTTAGAGCAACTCCGGGTGTCAAAGATCAACGTGGAGTCCAAAAAGCTATGCATCGATCATCTGCTGCTCTTTATGTCAAATCTCCAGTTTAAGATGAAAAGAGCTTTAGAAGACAACCCGACTGAATGGAATGGGCTTTTGGGAGAAGAGAAATACAACTACCTCTGTGGGAAAGCACCCGCCACTTTATTCCTCATGTCTATGAGAGGCATTTTAAAATGCCTTCCTCCATCGAGATTCCCAGCAAGCATTAAAGAATTGCCCATACCGCAGTCCTTAAAGCCCCTACCTCTAGAACAATCGACAATGCGTTCTGTGGACCTCCTATAG
- the LOC137324305 gene encoding NLR family CARD domain-containing protein 4-like: protein MGLKESFLKYLGVTLDRSLTFKAHVKKTCETGEVEAEAADAGEVEKEHIISHKNTNRADHGPVITKVYWVLPYSPKKRAKMTVVYCPIIRSVEDPLCMKEQDEVQKGAKEDGNNEASMDFIRDNRSELVQRMGRQVINQVIDELYSKNVLNIEEKDLILGTVLSQEKARLILGYIENKGTAACHLFLNYLKRYDQYLFEDLKWTSKITNVKKYEEKDVETIAEDLRNLYLSSAFQKFHPLGEEIDIIFDLETTFSDAVFWKKNTNNHTIGQLMFQDLLGELKNLTVIEGEAGKGKTTLLKRIASLWASGKQPSLNHFKLVFFISLRSMRKGLYESICEQLLREPYSLDSLTFMKTIEYLERNVLFCLDGYDEFKPQDYPETSRLFTKNAQYKHMVVLTTRTESLSQVRSYADLLVKIGDLSYGSAQMLIQNVLEESLANSLLTQLEQSSIMKEMMKTPLFVVIACAIRMGDNGFIPKTQTALFHTLHKLMIDKNHYKTRDLPEEHIIESVKHCGDLALDGIFEPKFDFYIEDLSSQREERLLLAAGLLNKYSSQRLKPVYRFFHKSFQEYIAGRRLHELVTSSSMTEVSKGQVYLQKVNTISDITFKYQNLLLYTCGSSKDAAAEIIKHIAGVRDHGTLSQFLDENQGTVNVETQMQSSEEVEKLKLINMNTLVECGLNFVYESRSESALATEFEAFLQGKTLHINSHYIPDYLFYFFEHLPNCFRALGLIQLEFFGNSSPSNGKEIKKPESDIQMQPVTQALIPEPAIKLFYETPWNQTFNTLQVTLRDFPGLKPKEIKCIGKICCSALSLRLYISKSAGITGKLHKILNTCARNVQDLVIESTPLTEEDEQQIVKMSQLKTLHLNDLRSEQIDGGFIDGMHCLKNIEKLVLENVKMNDTDVKKIAESLKNFSSLSVFHLAQLTGLGSGIEQLVEEVSSGICNLKEIKLASCCLTGRAVTTLAQNLHNLQKLKVLDLSGNNLAEEASSAVSELVDQLTVVSGLKVLMLPFGHNVNGCLEKLTIQLKSLTNVTKLGLQKWSLTDLDLDLLASLVISEHLESLQCLDLAENSVTNKGWIAFFGALRSREPVGLFKLTFLDFSSQVELYPEAFMVKEFVQWIVKLRFIQEVVLMKWMFDEYDMKMIKNAKTTQKREFQLRLTETCT from the exons TGGATTTCATTCGAGACAATCGTTCTGAACTCGTCCAACGAATGGGAAGACAGGTAATCAACCAGGTGATTGATGAACTTTACAGCAAAAATGTTCTGAACATTGAAGAGAAAGATTTGATTTTGGGAACAGTGCTGTCTCAAGAGAAagctagattgattcttgggtaCATCGAGAACAAGGGGACAGCCGCATGTCACCTCTTTTTGAACTACCTCAAACGCTATGACCAATATCTCTTTGAGGACCTGAAATGGACAA GTAAAATAACCAACGTCAAGAAATACGAAGAAAAGGACGTAGAAACGATTGCAGAAGATTTAAGGAACCTTTATCTATCTTCAGCTTTTCAAAAGTTTCATCCCCTTGGTGAGGAAATAGACATAATTTTTGATTTAGAAACCACATtctctgatgctgtgttttgGAAGAAAAACACAAACAACCACACGATAGGCCAACTAATGTTCCAGGACCTTCTGGGTGAACTGAAGAACCTCACTGTGATTGAAGGCGAAGCTGGCAAAGGCAAAACAACTCTTCTGAAGAGGATCGCATCTCTGTGGGCTTCTGGGAAACAACCCTCACTGAATCATTTTAAATTGGTTTTCTTTATTAGCCTCAGGAGTATGCGGAAGGGACTGTATGAAAGCATCTGTGAACAGTTGCTTAGGGAACCATACAGCCTGGACAGTTTGACGTTCATGAAAACCATAGAGTACCTGGAACGAAATGTGCTCTTCTGTTTGGATGGTTATGATGAGTTTAAGCCCCAGGACTACCCTGAGACCTCCAGGCTGTTCACAAAGAATGCCCAGTACAAGCACATGGTGGTTTTGACAACACGGACCGAGTCCCTAAGCCAGGTTCGAAGCTATGCCGATCTCTTAGTGAAAATAGGAGACCTGAGTTACGGCAGTGCTCAAATGCTGATTCAAAATGTACTGGAGGAATCCTTGGCCAACAGTTTGTTGACCCAACTTGAGCAATCAAGCATTATGAAAGAAATGATGAAGACTCCACTCTTTGTAGTGATCGCGTGTGCCATTCGAATGGGAGACAATGGCTTCATTCCAAAGACACAAACAGCACTGTTCCATACCTTGCACAAGCTGATGATCGATAAAAACCACTACAAAACCAGGGACTTGCCAGAAGAACATATAATCGAGAGCGTAAAGCATTGCGGAGACTTGGCTTTGGATGGAATCTTTGAGCCCAAGTTTGATTTTTATATAGAAGACTTGTCTTCTCAAAGAGAGGAAAGGTTGCTGTTGGCTGCAGGCCTCCTGAATAAATATTCTTCCCAAAGACTTAAGCCAGTTTACAGGTTCTTCCACAAATCGTTTCAGGAGTACATAGCAGGCAGGAGATTACATGAACTGGTGACATCTAGCTCAATGACAGAGGTTTCCAAAGGGCAAGTATACTTACAGAAAGTAAATACTATCTCTGACATCACCTTCAAATACCAGAATCTACTTCTGTACACATGTGGATCATCCAAAGATGCAGCAGCTGAAATAATCAAGCACATTGCAGGTGTTAGGGACCATGGAACACTTTCACAATTTCTGGATGAGAACCAGGGGACTGTGAATGTAGAAACACAGATGCAAAGTTCAGAGGAAGTGGAGAAGCTTAAACTCATAAACATGAACACTCTTGTTGAATGTGGACTGAACTTTGTCTATGAAAGTCGTTCTGAATCTGCCCTAGCTACAGAGTTCGAGGCCTTTCTTCAGGGCAAAACACTCCACATTAATTCCCATTATATACCAGATTATCTCTTCTACTTCTTTGAACATTTGCCCAACTGTTTCAGGGCTTTAGGTCTCATTCAGCTTGAGTTTTTTGGAAACTCCTCGCCTTCAAATGGAAAGGAAATCAAGAAACCTGAGAGTGACATCCAAATGCAACCCGTAACTCAGGCCCTAATACCTGAGCCTGCCATCAAACTCTTTTATGAAACGCCGTGGAATCAGACCTTTAACACATTGCAGGTCACTTTGAGAGATTTTCCGGGCTTGAAGCCAAAGGAGATCAAGTGCATTGGCAAAATCTGTTGCTCTGCTTTGTCTCTAAGACTATATATAAGTAAGAGTGCAGGGATCACGGGAAAACTCCATAAAATTCTGAATACTTGTGCACGGAACGTTCAGGATCTTGTTATTGAATCCACACCATTAACTGAGGAAGATGAACAGCAGATAGTGAAGATGTCCCAGTTAAAGACGTTGCACTTGAATGATCTCCGGTCGGAACAGATAGACG GAGGATTCATTGACGGGATGCATTGCTTGAAGAACATTGAAAAGCTGGTACTAGAAAATGTGAAAATGAATGACACTGATGTTAAAAAAATAG CTGAAAGCCTGAAGAACTTCAGCAGTCTCTCAGTGTTCCATCTAGCCCAGCTGACAGGTCTTGGCAGTGGAATTGAGCAACTTGTAGAGGAAGTAAGCAGTGGTATCTGCAACCTCAAAGAAATTAAACTGGCCAGCTGCTGCCTGACAGGAAGAGCCGTCACAACACTTG CTCAAAATCTCCACAACTTACAAAAATTGAAAGTACTTGATTTATCAGGAAATAACCTAGCAGAAGAAGCAAGCAGTGCAGTCAGTGAACTAG TTGACCAACTAACAGTTGTCTCAGGTTTAAAGGTGCTGATGTTGCCTTTTGGACACAATGTCAATGGTTGCCTTGAAAAACTGACAATCCAGCTGAAAAGCTTAACAAATGTGACAAAGCTAGGGCTGCAGAAGTGGAGTCTGACTGACCTGGACCTTGACTTACTGG CTTCCCTGGTAATCAGTGAACATCTGGAAAGCCTTCAGTGTTTGGACCTGGCAGAGAATTCAGTGACCAACAAAGGCTGGATAGCATTTTTTGGGGCCCTGAGGTCCAGAGAACCAGTCGGGCTTTTCAAGTTGACATTCTTAGATTTTAGCAGCCAGGTGGAATTATATCCCGAAGCATTCATGGTGAAAGAGTTTGTTCAGTGGATAGTAAAGCTCCGTTTCATCCAGGAAGTCGTACTAATGAAATGGATGTTCGACGAATATGACATGAAAATGATTAAGAATGCAAAAACAACCCAAAAAAGAGAATTTCAGTTAAGGCTTACAGAAACATGCACGTGA